Proteins encoded by one window of Elaeis guineensis isolate ETL-2024a chromosome 12, EG11, whole genome shotgun sequence:
- the LOC105034134 gene encoding uncharacterized protein has product MPPPPRPTTAITTSFPPPPPHLLFYFAAAAAALSFLFFLKPPHPLQPLLSFRRRRRRHLETSAMRPPAVPIAFSSPDSLSEWLKPRLPSNAFASWGVAPGTKTLQNLWLELSHGETSLLLSDEEGSSSLPLRAVHVATVRVRNPRGALLIESHQLLSDGTIRPRRRPLSEKMRPGESVEDAAARAVMEELGKEAVKILPDSYEMRVEERVSASYPGLPARYVLHSVDAEVEGLPQEGEFSTEETGEAVEARENAVFVRRHFWKWVDDDGSI; this is encoded by the coding sequence ATGCCCCCACCTCCACGCCCTACCACCGCCATCACGACCTCCTTCCCTCCTCCTCCCCCACATCTCTTATTCTActtcgccgccgccgccgctgccctctccttcctcttcttcctcaaaccccctCATCCCCTCCAACCACTTCTTTccttccgccgccgccgccgccgccacctcGAAACCTCGGCGATGCGCCCTCCTGCCGTCCCCATCGCCTTCTCGTCGCCGGATTCCCTCTCCGAGTGGCTCAAGCCCCGCCTCCCCTCCAACGCCTTCGCATCCTGGGGCGTCGCCCCGGGCACCAAGACCCTCCAAAACCTCTGGCTCGAGCTCTCCCACGGAGAgacctcccttctcctctccgacGAGGAGGGCTCCTCTTCCCTTCCCCTCCGCGCTGTCCACGTCGCCACCGTCCGCGTCCGCAACCCCCGCGGCGCCCTCCTCATCGAATCCCACCAGCTCCTCTCCGACGGCACCATCAGGCCCCGCCGCCGCCCCTTGTCGGAGAAGATGCGCCCCGGCGAGTCCGTCGAGGACGCCGCCGCCCGGGCCGTCATGGAGGAGCTTGGGAAAGAGGCGGTGAAAATTTTGCCGGATTCTTATGAgatgagggtggaggagagggtgTCGGCGTCGTACCCGGGCCTGCCGGCGCGGTATGTGCTGCACTCGGTGGATGCGGAGGTGGAGGGGCTGCCGCAGGAGGGCGAATTCTCCACGGAAGAGACGGGGGAAGCCGTCGAGGCTCGGGAGAATGCAGTCTTTGTTCGGAGGCATTTCTGGAAATGGGTGGATGATGATGGCAGCATTTAA